One region of Drosophila teissieri strain GT53w chromosome 2L, Prin_Dtei_1.1, whole genome shotgun sequence genomic DNA includes:
- the LOC122623586 gene encoding uncharacterized protein LOC122623586: MPKVMITDNGVQSTIRAFKRKGQQDRENNDRAVHRGRSEDMGRELAGAAAGSNHECGGDHRILAVIYHAGKGTKAAEHIVRQTAGTGRCTQTPAENAEKLKEIFELLRRNMETAAQDQARHAATASTDAVATASGPAEATAVAAATDAGAAATAADAAADAATSPTTHADTAASTTDAAATAHTDTATPG; this comes from the exons ATGCCAAAAGTCatgatcacggacaacggagTCCAGTCTACGATCAGGGCATTTAAGAG AAAGGGTCAACAGGACCGTGAAAACAATGATCGCGCAGTTCACAGAGGCCGATCAGAGGACATGGGACGAGAACTGgccggagctgcagctggcagTAATCACGAGTGTGGCGGAGACCACCGGATACTCGCCGTCATTTATCACGCAGGGAAGGGAACCAAGGCTGCCGAACACATTGTTCGACAGACGGCCGGAACGGGCAGGTGTACACAGACGCCGGCAGAAAACGCGGAAAAATTGAAGGAGATCTTCGAACTGTTGCGGAGGAATATGGAAACGGCAGCGCAGGATCAGGCGCGCCACGCTGCGACGGCATCCACCGACGCCGTTGCCACAGCATCGGGACCAGCCGAAGCCACCGCCGTTGCCGCAGCCACAGACGCCGGtgccgcagccacagccgccgacgccgccgccgACGCAGCCACATCCCCCACCACGCACGCCGACAccgccgccagcaccaccgacgccgccgccaccgcgcACACCGACACCGCCACCCCAGGATGA